The Ipomoea triloba cultivar NCNSP0323 chromosome 14, ASM357664v1 region TTGCTAAGTCATTTGATGAAAGGTTCATAATCAAACAGATTCAGAAGACCGAATTAGATTCTTTTGAAGAATTTGGCCCGGAGTACTTCAAATATTTGACGGATTCTCTTACCTCGGGAAGTCCAACTTGCCTTGCAAAAGTTCTTGGTATATTTCAGGTTCGACTCTTTTCTCTttctgttaggatcaagcgcttaccattTACACcgaaagctatagctagtagcaacTTTATACCGCTACACATTTTCGAAACGTTGGGTGCTGGACGTGGCCTTTACCAGCCTCTGCctaacaatcccctagccaccgggtgctagacttggcctttaccagcctccgcccaacacTTTCTCTTTCTCGTTTATGATGAAAGTATTTATATGCACAATTTTATTGTATTTGTTTTGAAGAGGAAATGTAATCCcgatttttattataaattttaggtTACAGTCAAGTACCTGAAAGGAGGTAAGGATACGAAAATGGATTTGATTGTGATGGAGAACCTCTTTTACGGAAGATCTATTTCAAGGGTTTATGATCTCAAGGGTTCTGTACGATCCCGTTACAATTCAGATACAAAAGCGAACAAAGTCCTGTTAGATTTGAACCTTTTAGAGACATTGCAGACTAAACCGATATTTCTTGGAAGCAAAGCTAAGAAATGCCTCGAGAGAGCTGTTTGGAACGACACATCCTTTTTAGCGGTAAGCTACTTGAACTTTCGATATCTTTGAATCAATGTTTCAGAAGTTACGTGAAAACAATATGGATTCGATCAGATCATAGCTTTCTATTATTCAAATCATCGCATATCTTCTTGTTGAAATTCCGTTTGGTGCACGAACTGATACTATGGCGCCTTACGATTTCCAGTCGGTTGATGTGATGGACTATTCGTTGTTGGTTGGGGTGGATGAAGAGCGGAAAGAGCTCGTGTTAGGGATCATTGATTTCATGAGACAATATACGTGGGACAAGCACTTGGAGACGTGGGTAAAGGCGTCGGGCATACTTGGCGGCCCGAAGAATGCATCTCCGACCGTCGTTTCTCCGAAACAGTACAAGAAAAGATTCAGAAAAGCAATGACAACATATTTTCTTACAGTACCTGATCAGTGGTCATCCTGACAAAAAAAAGGGATCCATTTGGTCTCTCTCATTCCATTCTTGAAGCTTATGGTAATAAGGGCAAAACTCAAATTTTCTATTGCACAGGAGAAGaaggttttgttttgttttgttttctttccaaTTGGTTCATTTTTAGTTCTTTGTAATGGCTAATGGGGGCAACAAATGCCCCTTTTGTACATTGTAAAACATTCATCAAAGCATCATCTTCTTGATAAGCCCTTTTTGATTTCTACTTGCTTCTTCTTTAATAATCTTTTATAAGGCTAATAGAGACTCTGATTTATGAGAAAGTCTGTAGCGCTATTCAGAAAGTCTATAGTTGCTATCTGAATATGCCCTCTAGGTGAAAAAGTCTTGTGACATTAGTTAATAAAATACCACAATAACGTAAATCAGTCTAAGTTACTTATATCATGTTtagttcacggaatgaatttggaggggataggaatactattccacAGGAAATGGAATAAGTAAGGAGCAGAAcaagaattgtattctattgtttggtttgtTAAAGGAATaaactttaggaattgtattacattGTTTAGTTGGTTGAAGGATTAGAAATGAAATAagttttaaagacataaatatcCTTATACAAAGGGTATTTTTgatatttacaatataaaagCTATTTTCAAGAGCATGAGAATAATTAATACCAAGCCCTCATAAGAATGACCGTTCTCTTTGCAAatgtaatagctcattcctagGAATGTTATTTCAATAACAATATGTCtaaaacaaacaatggaataagTTTATTCTAAGAAATGTTATTCAATTCTTGACCTATTCCATAAACCAATCATGCCATTATAGTTAATCgtctcaaatcaagaaggttaaTTAATAGccagttttttaaaaatatgaacttaaaatcttgtgattaccaaaCTAACGGTTTGACCAATTTGGCTAAAGTTGTCCCGGCTAATAGACAGTATACCTCATAGTACTTGGTAGGCATTAAACTCTTTATATATCATCGGTTCGAGTTTGAGTTCGAGTTGTTTGAATTTTTGGAGATGAGATGATACAACGAGTTCGAGTTGTTTGTATTTTTGGAGATGAGAATGATACAATAATCAACCTAagaaaatttctttaaaaacttACATTTATAATTAGGTTATTagctttccaaaaaaaataattaggttATTAGCGTGACACATGCAAGCATATATTATTAACTTCCATTAACACATGCATTAAATGAACATACAAGCTAGAGTAGACCCTCTcatattcaaaaatataatgtgAATTGAAAACCCATAATTTAATACATGCAAGATAGATAACttgttttcctttcaaaaaaaatagataacTTGTTTAATACGACATTATTGTTAGCCATGCAGATTGGCACGATATATAGTTCCTAGCTAGCTCCGCCTTGCGCAGCCGTGATTTCAGCCGCACGCCACCACCTCCTATCAAAATTTAATCATAATCTAAGTATGATTAGCATGCAAATGAACAGTATTTAAGAACATTAACCTCTTCCTAGTTGCATATCAAAATTCAAACCCTATTACTGAATCACTGATCTAAATCCGTGCGCGATGGAGGCTCTTCTTTCCACTGTCCATTATTGGCTGGTGGACCACCCGGCCATCAGCCAGTACGAGTGGAAAGAAGGCCACACATTAGGCGCCTCGCCGCTCTTCGTCGCCGTCACCGTCATCTCCTACCTCTCCGTCACTCTCTCCCTCCGCCGCTTCGCCGTCTTGCCGGACCTCTCCTCGGCCGCCACCCTCCGCTACGCCGCCGCCACGCACAATGTGATCCTATGCCTCCTCTCCCTCGCCATGGCCGCGGGCTGCACCCTCGCCACCCTCCGCCAAACGCCCATTCACGGCCGGAGATGGGTGGTCTGCTTCCCCGCGGCCGTCACCTTGCCACGTGGACCCGTATTTTTCTGGGCCTACGTTTTCTATTTATCCAAGATTCTCGAATTTAGAGATACCCTTTTAATCCTCCTTAGTGGGTCCTGCTCCCGCCGCCTCTCTTTCCTCCACGTGTTCCACCACGCGGGGGTGGTGGTTGGCAGCTACGCCTTGTTAGCGACGGCGCAGTCAATGCTGCCGGTGGCGGTGGTTACCAACGCCGCCGTTCACGTGCTAATGTACGCCTATTATTTCCTGTGCGCGCTGGGTCACCGGCCACGGTGGAAGAAATTGGTCACAGACTGTCAGATTATCCAATTCGTCTTCGGTAACACGATGTCGGGTTTGATGCTTTATTATCATTTTACCGGGTCGGGTTGCTCAGGAATATGGGCTTGGTTCTTCAACACTGTTTTTGTTGCTCTCCTTCTAACAATGTTCTTGGACTTTCACTCTACTAATTATTCTTCCAAGAAAAGGAAAGATCACgacaactaaaataaaataaacggCGGAGATTTCTCAATATATAGTTATACGATGGATCGGATCCATCTTGTAAGGTGTACTTGTATCCATTTACATACAGAATATTCACATTTTACATAcggaatgttcacaatttacattattcatatataaattgtgaacatttaacatgtaaattgtatattttagatCCAGATTCATCTTGTAAGGTAGACTCGAGTCgacaaaataatttgcctagATTTCGTGGCATCATATAAATCTTTGAATTGTTACTTTTCCgagtttgaattcatttcatttctttctttaatGTATTGAGTTTAATATCTATATTGCATTGTATGCATATGGTATTGTAATCAGGGACGGTTGGACTAGAGTGGATCATACTCGACCACTAGACCTTATTTCTAACCTATAAGATATAATAATTCGTGTAGTGTGTGTGCTTTTATGTAACTAgtaagaccttgtggtctagtggtacccggtgtcccagtttaTACTCCCAcatatggatgatgggagtggatttGAACAACAGAGTCATTTAGGTTTTTCATACTTAACTGACTCAAACCAGTAAGACCAGTAAACGATTCTCATGGATAAACCCTTTTTGTACCTAGGAAAACATTCATCAAAGCACCATCTTCTTGAAAAGCCCTTTTGATTTGTACTTGCTTCTTCTTTAATCTTTTATAAGGCTAATACAATTTGATTTATGGAAAAAACTCGCAGCCGCTACCTGAATATGCCTTTTTAGGTGAAGAGCGTCTCGTGACATTAGCTAGCTGATGGTTTTGTTGGGACCGGGTTCACCATAAACTGGGTATGAAAGTACAAAACCggaggggggggggagggggagggagGTAGTAGTATTATTGCTCGGAGCGCTTGGCTCAAAATGGTATGTACAATGCCCGAGATACTGACCCAAAAAGAAATAATACAAGCTATAGCCGGGAATAGGGGGTAGAAATAATAATTGGTGTATGTGTTATAGGTTAGGACTACATGCCACCAAGCTAGCAGTTCTATAATGATCCTAGGGATGATGTCTTAAGGATATGCAAAGTGCCTTATATAGTTTTGAAGACCTTTCGGATGGTTGACAAATGTACAACATCAGCTAGTATTTATTCTTGGTCACACATGTgtcgccccccccccccccccccccccccccNNNNNNNNNNNNNNNNNNNNNNNNNNNNNNNNNNNNNNNNNNNNNNNNNNNNNNNNNNNNNNNNNNNNNNNNNNNNNNNNNNNNNNNNNNNNNNNNNNNNNNNNNNNNNNNNNNNNNNNNNNNNNNNNNNNNNNNNNNNNNNNNNNNNNNNNNNNNNNNNNNNNNNNNNNNNNNNNNNNNNNNNNNNNNNNNNNNNNNNNNNNNNNNNNNNNNNNNNNNNNNNNNNNNNNNNNNNNNNNNNNNNNNNNNNNNNNNNNNNNNNNNNNNNNNNNNNNNNNNNNNNNNNNNNNNNNNNNNNNNNNNNNNNNNNNNNNNNNNNNNNNNNNNNNNNNNNNNNNNNNNNNNNNNNNNNNNNNNNNNNNNNNNNNNNNNNNNNNNNNNNggggggggggggggggggggggggggggggagggaggTAGTAGTATTATTGCTCGGAGCGCTTGGCTCAAAATGGTATGTACAATGCCCGAGATACTGACCCAAAAAGAAATAATACAAGCTATAGCCGGGAATAGGGGGTAGAAATAATAATTGGTGTATGTGTTATAGGTTAGGACTACATGCCACCAAGCTAGCAGTTCTATAATGATCCTAGGGATGATGTCTTAAGGATATGCAAAGTGCCTTATATAGTTTTGAAGACCTTTCGGATGGTTGACAAATGTACAACATCAGCTAGTATTTATTCTTGGTCACACATGTgtcgccccccccccccccccccccccccccccNCCCTCCACCGCTACTTTGCTTCAAGCGCACTTCCCATGCATAAGTAAGGCTTTTTTCCCTTTAATACATAAGATAAGTAGTGGCTTTGTGGGTTGGGATGCGTGTTGCCTTGTGGAGGTTGTGAGTATGAATCTTGCTAGGTATAATTCTTTAGCTTaacattttattcatttcttttgcCCCACCATGCTTAGCAATAAAAATGGACACCCCCTTAGGCCAAGATCTGTTCAATAAAATAGGCCATGCGGTCCGATGGCCACATCACTAGTAAAGGACCACAATAAGTAAAACCGAATTAGGTTATTTATAATTGACCAATTCAAACCAATAAGCGGCTAaggtaatatataattttcatggAGAGTCAAACAtaaaatcttgtggttaccaagctaATTATTCGACCAATTAACTTCACTAGGGTTGTCCCGGTTAATAGACACTATACCTTATATTACTGGCTCTTCATATATACTCTCCAATTTTACTAGGGTTGTCCCGGTTAATAGACACTATACCTTATATTATTGGCTCTTTATATATACTCTTCATGCCTACTTACTAGATGATGGATCTAGTAAATACTTTCACTAAAAAATCTCTTTGTTGTTTAAATGCCTAGAGCCTATAATAGGAGatcattttatatttcaatagATTGATTGCATACTTTATCAATTATTAAATCATGGATTAatattcatattgcattgtgaacctgatacaaaaattttgtatcttCTTATAGCTACGGTTacaaaattggagaaatgaaaattcaaacttaGGAAAGTAACAATTCAAAGATATGATGCCACGAAATCTGGGCCgttcattttattttagttgTCGTGATCTTTCCTTTTCTTGGAAGAATAACTAGTAGAGTGAAAGTCCAAGAACATTGTTAGAAGGACAGCAACAAAAGCAGTGTTGTAGAACAAAGCCCGTACTCCTGAGCAACCCAACCCGGTAAAATGATAATACAGCATCAAACCCGACATCACGAGACCGAAGACGAATTGGATAATCTGACAGTCGGTGACCAATTTCTTCCACCGTGGCCGGTGACCCAGCGCGCACAGGAAGTAATAGGCGTACATTAGCACGTGAACGGCGGCGTTGGTAACCAACGCCACCGGCAGCATTGACTGCGCCGTCGATAAAATGAGGTAGCCGGCGACCACCACGCCCGCGTGGTGGAACACGTGGAGGAAAGACAGGCGGCGGCGAGAGCGGGACCCACCGAGGAGGATCAAAAGGGTATCTATAAATTCAAGAATCTTGGATAAATAGCAAACGTAGCCCCAAAAAAACACGGGTCCACGTGACAAGGTGGCGGGGTCCACGGGGAAGCAGACCACCCATCTCCAGCTGGGCATTTGGTGGTGGGTGGCGAGGGTGCAGCCCACCGCCATGGCGAGGGAGAGGAGGCAGAGGATCATGCTGTGCACGGCGGCCACGTGGCGGAAGGCGGCCGCGGTGGAGAGGTCCGGCAAGACGGCAAAACGGTGGAGGAAGAGAGTGACGGAGGGGTAGGAGATGAGGGTGACCACCACAAAAAGCGGTGAGGCGCCTAATGTTTGGCCTTGTTTCCATTCGTACTGGCGGATGACCGGGTGGTCCACCAGCCAATAGTGGACAGTGGAAAGAAGTGTCTCCATCACTGCACCAGTTTAGTTCAGTGATTTAGTAAGTTTGAATTTTGATATGCAACTCCGAAGAGGTTAATGTTCTTAAATACTATTCATTTGCATGCTAATCatacttaattaatttgattatgatTAAATTTTAATCGGAGGTGTTGGCGTGCGGATGAAGTTACGGCTGCCCAAGGCGAGATCTATATAGCGTGCCAATCTGCATggctaatataataataatgtcgtATTAAACAAGTTGTCTATGTTGCatgtattaaattatatttttgaatatgAGAGAGTGTACTATTGTATGTTCATTTAATGCATGCGTTAAtggaaattaataatatatgctCGCATAGTCGCATGTGTCACGCTAACCTAATTATAAATGTAAAGATTGTGTGCACTCCGAGGAAGAACTCATGAGCTTATGTTTTAAATCCGTTTGTGAGTCATCCAACTACATAATGTCTAGTCTCCTTCACAATCAGGGTCATTTATTCGACGATCTCAACGCGAGTGCCAATTACCACCTCGCTTGCAGGATTACGTTTTGGGTCATGACAATGACCTGTCTGATGAAGAGATGGTTCAATTTGTTCTTTTTGCATATTGTAACCCTCTATCAGGAGGCTGCTACAAaaactcattggcttaaggcGATAGATGAGGAGATTTGTGTCATTGAAAATAATGGTACCTGGGAGTTAACAGATTTACCTCCTGGAAAGAAGCCAATTTGAGTAAAATGGATTTACAGAACGAAATACAAGTCAACTGGAGAAATTGGCCGTTTTAAGGCACAGTTGGTAGCAAAAGGCTACAAGCATAAACCAGGTATATATcgattattttgaggttttcGCTCCAGTAAGTAGACTTTATATAGTTTGAATggttatttctcttgctgctcaaaatgattggaaattaCATCTCAAATGGATGTCAGGTCTGccttttttaatgattttctttaagaagaaatatatgttgagcaacctgtAAGGAAGAAAGGGGAGGAACATACAATGTACAAGTTAAGAAAAAttttatatggcttaaagcaaacGCTTAGAAAGGATATTAAGtttgtcaaattaaaaagtacaaGGGTTAGGGCACAATGTAATTAAGCAAGATGgttgaaaatggacaatttaTAGGTCATGACCTAATTCCCATTGTCCATTTACAATTACAACCTATAACGATGGTCATACTTGTGGAGACcataatgaaaattaaataaaactattaACTTTGATTTTCTTGATTAAATTATACAAAGATGAGTTCAAAAGAAATGCTTCATGGGATGAATAAAATTccaagtttgaattcatttcatttctttctttaatGTATTGAGTTTAATATCGAAATTTAGGGTGGTGCATTTGGTTAACCGAACCATTTTAATCGAATCGAAATCTTTAAACCTTTAACCgttagttaacatattttgtacctacTGTTAACCGTTTGtgtacataaataaataacttgaattgataattactgacacataatatgatagttacagaaaagaagaaatgaaatgaaatgaaaattcaaacttaTTGGAAAAGTAACAATTCAAAGATATGATGCCACGAAATCTGGACCGTTAgttcattttattttagttgTCGTGATCTTTCCTTTTCTTGGAAGAATAATTAGTAGAGTGAAAGTCCAAGAACATTGTTAGAAGGACAGCAACAAAAACAGTGTTGTAGAACAAAGCCCGTACTCCTGAGCAACCCGACCCGGTAAAATGATAATACAGCATCAAACCCGACATCACGAGACCGAAGACGAATTGGATAATCTGACAGTCGGTGACCAATTTCTTCCACCGTGGCCGGTGACCCACCGCGCAGAGGAAGTAATAGGCGTACATTAGCACGTGAACGGCGGCGTTGGTAGCCACCGCCACCGGCAGCATTGACTGCGCCGTCGCTAACAAGAGGTAGCCGGCGACCACCACGCCGGCGTGGTGGAACACGTGGAGGAAAGAGAGGCGGCGGCGGGAGCGGGACCCGCCGAAGAGGATCAAAAGGGTATCTATAAATTCGAGAATCTTGGAGAAATAGCAAACGTAGCCCCAGAAAAACACGGGTCCACGTGGCAAGGTGGCGGGGTCCGCAGGGAAGCAGACCACCCATCCCCAGCCGTCGCGGGGCATTTGGTGGAGGGTGGCAAGGGTGGAGCCCACGGCCATGGCGAGGGAGAGGAGGCAGAGGATCATGTTGTGCACGGCGGCCGCATAGCGGAAGGCGGCCGCGGAGGAGAGGTCCGGCAAGACGGCGAAGCGGTGGAGGAAGAGAGTGACGGAGAGATAGGAGATGATGGTGATAGCTGGAAAGAGCCGCGAGGATCCTAATGTGTGGCCTTCTTTCCACTCGTACTGGCTGATGGTCGGGTGGCCCACCAGCCAAAAGTGGATGTTGGAAAGAAGAGCCTCCATCCCGGCACGGATTTAGCTCAATAGTTCAATAGGTAAACATAAAGTATTGGAGAAGAGGAAAAtaagttttgaattttgatatgCAACTTGGAAGAGGTTAATGTTCTTAAATACTATTCATTTGCATGCTAATCATACTTAGATTATGATTAAATTTTGATCGGAGGTGGTAGCGTGCGGCTGAAGTCACGGCTGTCCAAGGCGGAGCAAGGAATCTATATATCGTGCCAATCTGCATggctaataataatatatgtcgTATTAAACAAGTTGTCTATCTTGCATGTATTCAATTAAGTTACTAATAATATGCATCCATGTGTCACACTAAcctaattataaatataaagattattattaaGCTAAGCTAACTGGTTTATAAAATTTCAAAGAGATACTTGATCTGCAGATTGATCgagttaatatatttaattttttcaagtAATAGTCCGTTTTCATTTTCTCTCATTCCGATAACTCTAAATCCATCCGCTAAGGATTTGGGTATTGTTATATTGCTCGAATTCGTTGATTTgattgtcatatatatatatacacacacacacacacacacaacatgCGGTGTATTTTATTCATTATCTTTATCACATGTGTGTGATATAGTTGCATTTAAAGGATTGTGGAGTTTCTCTcgtcatctaaaaaaaatatgaaaagggtattaaatttgtcaaattagAAAGTACAAGGGTTAGGGCACAATGTAAGTAAGATGGTTGCAAATGGACAATTTATAGGTCATGACCTAATTCCCATTGTTCATTTACAATTAAAACTTATAACGATGATCATACTTGTGAAGATCAGACCaatatgaaaataaaactattaactTTGATTTTCTTGCTAAATTATACAAAGATGAGTTCAAAAGAAATGCTTCATGGGATGAATAAAATTCCAAGAACATGAGAAGGCAAGATTTAGGTGTCAATTAAGTTTCTAATAAATATCAATCCTAAAGATATTAGAAGAAGCCAAAAGCTCATGAAGACATCTATAAGGTAGAACACTATATGAGGAAGTTCAATGTAGATTTAAGTCAacaccattgatctagtaggaTGTGAGATCTATCTGATATACCTTGTAATCATGCTATTGTAAGTATtaccaaacaactaatttatcaaatactttAAAACACAATCAACTAGTTTCACTACACCAAAAAAGTCATTTAGCGACGGTTTGTAACTGCAATGAAATTGTTTACTGACAGTTTTTCATCCGTGACTAAATAGTGTGTCGTGAAAGATTTAGCGTCGATTTTATACAATCTCGTGAATTATTGACTAGTAATGCTATTAGCGATGATTTCATATCTGCCGCTTACAATGATTAGGTACTTTACTTTTGCTTTAAGCAACTGTTTTCTAACTGactttaaaaatatctatttatttattccttaaAATAATAACGATAGTTATTAAATGTcgataaatatttttctttatttatttttaaaaatattagtgagagttattaagtgtcgctaaataatttttattttcataattaagtGTAATTTTTTGTGATTTTAAAACCGTGGctgaaatatattattattttataattacattattatatttttataattatcaatgaattatatttttcttaaaaaatttcTATATTCAAATGCATATTGCAATCACAAGTAAACTCTATatacacttttaatttttttttaaaaatattaattgtaactaa contains the following coding sequences:
- the LOC116004719 gene encoding elongation of fatty acids protein A-like, which codes for MEALLSTVHYWLVDHPAISQYEWKEGHTLGASPLFVAVTVISYLSVTLSLRRFAVLPDLSSAATLRYAAATHNVILCLLSLAMAAGCTLATLRQTPIHGRRWVVCFPAAVTLPRGPVFFWAYVFYLSKILEFRDTLLILLSGSCSRRLSFLHVFHHAGVVVGSYALLATAQSMLPVAVVTNAAVHVLMYAYYFLCALGHRPRWKKLVTDCQIIQFVFGNTMSGLMLYYHFTGSGCSGIWAWFFNTVFVALLLTMFLDFHSTNYSSKKRKDHDN
- the LOC116004720 gene encoding elongation of fatty acids protein 3-like — protein: METLLSTVHYWLVDHPVIRQYEWKQGQTLGASPLFVVVTLISYPSVTLFLHRFAVLPDLSTAAAFRHVAAVHSMILCLLSLAMAVGCTLATHHQMPSWRWVVCFPVDPATLSRGPVFFWGYVCYLSKILEFIDTLLILLGGSRSRRRLSFLHVFHHAGVVVAGYLILSTAQSMLPVALVTNAAVHVLMYAYYFLCALGHRPRWKKLVTDCQIIQFVFGLVMSGLMLYYHFTGLGCSGVRALFYNTAFVAVLLTMFLDFHSTSYSSKKRKDHDN
- the LOC116004721 gene encoding elongation of fatty acids protein A-like — translated: MEALLSNIHFWLVGHPTISQYEWKEGHTLGSSRLFPAITIISYLSVTLFLHRFAVLPDLSSAAAFRYAAAVHNMILCLLSLAMAVGSTLATLHQMPRDGWGWVVCFPADPATLPRGPVFFWGYVCYFSKILEFIDTLLILFGGSRSRRRLSFLHVFHHAGVVVAGYLLLATAQSMLPVAVATNAAVHVLMYAYYFLCAVGHRPRWKKLVTDCQIIQFVFGLVMSGLMLYYHFTGSGCSGVRALFYNTVFVAVLLTMFLDFHSTNYSSKKRKDHDN